Proteins encoded in a region of the Nonomuraea helvata genome:
- a CDS encoding alkaline phosphatase D family protein has protein sequence MPALVMGPMLRYVDSVSASIWVETAEPCTVTIEADGRSYRSPTFTVHGHHYAIVDLVELTQDIGSYSVRLDGEQVWPLAGRPPSRIRLLPADGARRLAFGSCRASVAHDAAHVLTHGADVLRAYGGHLATAADEEWPDLLLLIGDQVYADSPSPEMLDYIKGRRSTEPQNEIADFEEYAELYRLAWTDPEIRWLLSTVPSAMIFDDHDVRDDWNTSQPWREQMAATQWWQRRVVSALGAYWVYQHLGNLSPAERAEEPLLRELMEGGDGGAALDAFAEKADAEPTSNRWSYARDLGRARLIMVDTRCARQLTPGDRRMLDAEEWAWLEEQLAAPAERLVIGSSIPFMLPEGVHLVQNWNEALCDGRWGPLAQRWSERFRQALDLEHWAAFRRSFDDLARLLARLGKPVLILSGDVHYSYLAKASAGPIYQIVCSPIRNPLSRLLRWANVFTQFRIATLVGGLLARSAGIPRPPFRWRVTQGPWFQNALATLTFPDEVAWYESDGDSVAPIDSVRLR, from the coding sequence ATGCCCGCACTCGTGATGGGGCCGATGCTGCGGTACGTGGACTCCGTCAGCGCCTCGATCTGGGTGGAGACCGCCGAACCCTGCACGGTCACCATCGAGGCGGACGGTAGGTCTTACCGGTCGCCTACCTTCACCGTGCACGGTCACCACTATGCGATCGTGGATCTCGTTGAGCTCACTCAGGATATCGGTTCATATTCCGTGAGGCTCGACGGGGAGCAGGTATGGCCCCTGGCGGGTCGCCCGCCGAGCCGGATTCGGCTGCTGCCCGCCGACGGCGCGCGCAGGCTGGCGTTCGGCTCGTGCCGCGCCAGCGTGGCGCACGACGCGGCGCACGTCCTCACGCACGGCGCCGACGTGCTGCGCGCGTACGGCGGCCATCTCGCGACGGCGGCCGACGAGGAGTGGCCCGACCTGCTGCTGCTCATCGGCGATCAGGTCTACGCCGACAGCCCCTCGCCCGAGATGCTCGACTACATCAAGGGCCGCAGGAGCACGGAGCCGCAGAACGAGATCGCCGACTTCGAGGAGTACGCCGAGCTCTACCGCCTGGCCTGGACGGACCCGGAGATCCGCTGGCTGCTGTCCACCGTGCCGAGCGCGATGATCTTCGACGATCACGACGTACGCGACGACTGGAACACCTCGCAGCCCTGGCGCGAGCAGATGGCCGCGACGCAGTGGTGGCAGCGCCGGGTGGTCTCGGCGCTCGGGGCGTACTGGGTCTACCAGCACCTCGGCAACCTCTCACCGGCCGAGCGCGCGGAGGAACCGCTGCTGCGCGAGCTGATGGAGGGCGGTGACGGCGGCGCGGCCCTCGACGCGTTCGCCGAGAAGGCGGACGCCGAGCCGACCAGCAACCGCTGGAGCTACGCCCGCGACCTCGGGCGCGCCCGCCTGATCATGGTCGACACCAGGTGCGCCAGGCAGCTGACGCCCGGCGACCGCCGCATGCTCGACGCGGAGGAGTGGGCCTGGCTCGAGGAGCAGCTCGCCGCCCCGGCCGAGCGGCTGGTCATCGGCTCGTCCATCCCGTTCATGCTCCCCGAGGGCGTGCACCTGGTGCAGAACTGGAACGAGGCCCTGTGTGACGGTAGATGGGGCCCGCTCGCGCAGCGGTGGTCGGAGCGTTTCCGGCAGGCCCTCGACCTGGAGCACTGGGCGGCCTTCCGGCGCTCCTTCGACGACCTGGCCAGACTGCTGGCGAGGCTCGGCAAACCGGTGCTCATCCTCTCGGGCGACGTCCACTACTCCTACCTGGCCAAGGCCAGTGCCGGGCCGATCTACCAGATCGTCTGCTCGCCGATCCGCAACCCGCTCAGCCGCCTGCTGCGCTGGGCCAACGTGTTCACCCAGTTCAGGATCGCCACGCTGGTGGGCGGCCTGCTGGCGCGGTCGGCGGGCATCCCGCGGCCGCCGTTCCGGTGGCGGGTCACCCAGGGGCCCTGGTTCCAGAACGCGCTGGCCACGCTGACCTTCCCCGACGAGGTGGCCTGGTACGAGTCCGACGGCGACTCCGTCGCTCCGATCGACTCCGTCCGCCTACGCTGA
- a CDS encoding Glu/Leu/Phe/Val dehydrogenase, with the protein MSIMVPSKTPALITPGRQALDSALHQLAGAVEHLGLDDETHTMLATPRRSMAVAVPVRREDGRVQVVQGYRVQHNASRGPAKGGLRFHPGTDLHEVTALAMWMTWKCALAGIPYGGAMGGVAVDPAALTARELERLTRRYAAEILPLAGLEKEVPVPDAGTDERTMAWIRDTYRLDSGYWAPGASIMTLDDATARGARIAALSALGGSPMGLTVAVQGFGKVGARVAHYLAEAGAKVVAVSDASGAVYAGGGLDLDGLRAWSAESGGVSGYRDADALHRDDLLELDVDVLVLAALEGAVTEANAPGVRARLIVEAANGPTTPEADEILAANGATVVPDILAGAGGVIVSHLEWMRNAQAGSWSNAEFDARLHDRMHDAFIEVRSLATARGLTLREAAHAVAVGRVVSDH; encoded by the coding sequence ATGAGCATCATGGTGCCGTCAAAGACGCCGGCCCTGATCACCCCGGGCCGCCAGGCCCTCGACTCCGCTCTCCACCAGCTCGCCGGGGCCGTCGAGCACCTCGGGCTCGACGACGAGACCCACACGATGCTGGCCACGCCCCGCCGCTCCATGGCCGTCGCGGTCCCGGTGCGGCGCGAGGACGGCCGCGTGCAGGTGGTCCAGGGGTACCGCGTCCAGCACAACGCCTCACGCGGCCCCGCCAAGGGCGGGCTCCGCTTTCATCCCGGCACCGATCTCCACGAGGTCACCGCGCTCGCGATGTGGATGACGTGGAAGTGCGCGCTGGCCGGCATCCCGTACGGCGGCGCCATGGGCGGCGTGGCCGTCGACCCGGCCGCGCTCACCGCCCGTGAGCTGGAGCGGCTCACCCGCCGCTACGCCGCCGAGATCCTGCCGCTGGCAGGCCTGGAGAAGGAGGTCCCCGTACCGGACGCCGGGACCGACGAGCGGACCATGGCCTGGATCCGCGACACCTACCGGCTCGACTCCGGCTACTGGGCGCCGGGCGCGAGCATCATGACGCTCGACGACGCGACCGCGCGGGGCGCGCGGATCGCCGCGCTGTCCGCGCTCGGCGGCTCCCCCATGGGGCTGACCGTGGCCGTGCAGGGCTTCGGCAAGGTGGGCGCACGTGTCGCCCACTACCTCGCCGAGGCGGGCGCCAAGGTGGTGGCCGTCTCCGACGCCTCCGGCGCCGTGTACGCGGGCGGCGGCCTCGACCTCGACGGCCTGCGCGCGTGGAGCGCCGAGTCCGGTGGCGTGTCCGGCTACCGCGACGCCGACGCGCTGCACCGCGACGACCTGCTGGAGCTGGACGTGGACGTCCTCGTGCTGGCGGCACTGGAAGGCGCGGTCACCGAGGCCAACGCGCCCGGGGTCCGCGCCCGCCTGATCGTGGAGGCCGCCAACGGCCCCACGACCCCGGAGGCCGACGAGATCCTGGCCGCGAACGGCGCCACGGTCGTGCCCGACATCCTGGCGGGTGCGGGCGGGGTGATCGTGTCGCACCTGGAATGGATGCGGAACGCCCAGGCCGGCTCGTGGAGCAACGCCGAGTTCGACGCCCGGCTCCATGACCGCATGCACGACGCGTTCATCGAGGTGAGGTCGCTCGCCACCGCGCGCGGCCTGACCCTCCGGGAGGCGGCGCACGCCGTCGCCGTGGGGCGCGTCGTCTCCGATCACTGA
- the rocD gene encoding ornithine--oxo-acid transaminase, translated as MTTSAELIEMSERRSAHNYHPLPVVIHEAHGAWVTDVEGKRYLDCLSGYSSLNFGHGHPKIIEAAQEQLKNLTLTSRAFYHDQFAQFCAGLGDLTGKDLVLPMNTGAEAVETAIKVARKWGYEVKGVEPDQANIIVMEGNFHGRTTTIVSFSTDPEAHDNFGPFTPGFRLVPYGSAEAIRRATDANTVAVLVEPIQGEAGVLVPPDGYLGEIREFCSAQGILMIADEVQSGLGRTGQTFACDYEGVVPDIYVLGKALGGGVVPVSAIAANRDVLGVIHPGQHGSTFGGNPLACAVGIAVIELLNTGEFQARAAKLGEVLHTRLRELVGKGVVEVRGRGLWAGVDIDPELATGREVSKALLARSVLAKDTHGSTIRLAPPIVVSEDDLVWAVNQLADALYEFSQS; from the coding sequence ATGACCACCAGCGCAGAGCTCATCGAGATGAGCGAGCGCCGTAGCGCGCACAACTACCATCCACTGCCCGTCGTGATCCACGAGGCACACGGCGCCTGGGTCACCGACGTCGAAGGCAAGCGGTATCTGGACTGCCTGTCCGGCTACTCCTCGCTCAACTTCGGCCACGGCCATCCGAAGATCATCGAGGCCGCCCAGGAGCAGCTCAAGAACCTGACCCTGACCAGCCGCGCCTTCTACCACGACCAGTTCGCGCAGTTCTGCGCCGGGCTCGGCGACCTCACGGGCAAGGACCTGGTACTGCCCATGAACACCGGGGCCGAGGCCGTCGAGACCGCCATCAAGGTGGCCCGCAAATGGGGCTACGAGGTCAAGGGCGTGGAGCCCGACCAGGCGAACATCATCGTGATGGAAGGCAACTTCCACGGCCGCACCACCACGATCGTGAGCTTCTCCACGGACCCGGAGGCACACGACAACTTCGGCCCGTTCACGCCGGGCTTCCGGCTCGTGCCGTACGGCTCCGCCGAGGCGATCAGGCGGGCCACCGACGCGAACACGGTCGCGGTGCTGGTCGAGCCGATCCAGGGCGAGGCCGGGGTGCTGGTGCCGCCTGACGGGTACCTGGGCGAGATCCGGGAGTTCTGCTCCGCCCAGGGCATCCTGATGATCGCCGACGAGGTGCAGTCGGGGCTGGGGCGGACCGGGCAGACGTTCGCGTGCGACTACGAGGGGGTCGTGCCCGACATCTACGTGCTGGGCAAGGCGCTCGGCGGCGGCGTCGTACCGGTCTCGGCCATCGCCGCGAACCGCGACGTGCTCGGGGTCATCCATCCCGGCCAGCACGGGTCCACGTTCGGCGGCAACCCGCTGGCCTGCGCGGTCGGCATCGCGGTCATCGAGCTGCTCAACACCGGCGAGTTCCAGGCCAGGGCCGCCAAGCTGGGCGAGGTGCTGCACACCCGGCTGCGCGAGCTGGTCGGCAAGGGGGTGGTCGAGGTGCGCGGACGCGGGCTGTGGGCGGGCGTGGACATCGACCCCGAGCTGGCCACGGGGCGGGAGGTGTCCAAGGCGCTGCTGGCGAGGAGCGTCCTGGCCAAGGACACGCACGGCTCCACGATCCGCCTCGCCCCGCCGATCGTCGTGTCCGAGGACGACCTCGTCTGGGCCGTGAACCAGCTCGCCGACGCCCTCTACGAGTTCAGCCAGTCCTGA
- a CDS encoding class I SAM-dependent methyltransferase: MLEDNYAVAVPFYDLWHGDGHVPLVRELLPPLLEGVRRSVIEIGAGTGLITELIARETPAEIYAVEPSLGMRSVLVSRLSSDPGLLRRVTVLPYGALDVEVDEPVEAVVMISVLQSFPAEERAELWRVLARQLEPGGRLVFNWRERALPAPGGLEVMDSYQVGRHAYEIAGQVLEVAGESVTSHFVYRIRQRGVALSEDEMVVTNHWPARERLASELEAAGFVPDAAPEGMEVWQRAK; encoded by the coding sequence ATGCTTGAGGACAACTACGCCGTCGCCGTGCCGTTCTACGACCTTTGGCACGGCGACGGGCACGTTCCGTTGGTGCGCGAGCTGCTTCCCCCGCTGCTCGAGGGCGTGCGGCGCAGCGTGATCGAGATCGGGGCGGGCACCGGGCTGATCACCGAGCTGATCGCCAGGGAGACGCCGGCCGAGATCTACGCCGTCGAGCCGTCGCTGGGCATGCGCTCGGTTCTCGTCTCCCGCCTGTCGTCAGATCCCGGCCTGCTGCGGCGCGTGACCGTGCTCCCGTACGGAGCCCTGGACGTGGAGGTGGACGAGCCGGTCGAGGCGGTCGTGATGATCTCGGTGCTGCAGAGCTTCCCGGCCGAGGAGCGGGCCGAGCTGTGGCGGGTGCTGGCCAGGCAGCTGGAGCCGGGCGGGCGCCTGGTGTTCAACTGGCGCGAGCGGGCCCTGCCCGCGCCGGGCGGCCTGGAGGTCATGGACTCCTATCAGGTGGGCAGGCACGCGTACGAGATCGCCGGGCAGGTGCTGGAGGTCGCGGGCGAGAGCGTCACCTCGCACTTCGTCTACCGGATCCGGCAGCGCGGCGTGGCGCTCAGCGAGGACGAGATGGTCGTCACCAACCACTGGCCCGCCAGGGAACGGCTGGCGTCGGAGCTGGAGGCGGCCGGGTTCGTCCCGGACGCGGCGCCCGAGGGCATGGAGGTCTGGCAGCGGGCGAAATAG
- a CDS encoding GH1 family beta-glucosidase gives MSTTSFPEGFVWGVSTSAFQIEGATSADGRGPSIWDGFSADRAEACDHYHRHAEDVRLMKDLGMAAYRFSVSWPRVLPEGSGKANEAGLDFYDRLVDELLAAGITPYATLYHWDLPQALEKVGGWPSRDTARHFADYAAAVHDRLGDRVDTWFTLNEPWVAAFLGYGSGVHAPGRKSAPDAFRSAHHMLLAHGLAAQALRSAGATRVGPVLNISPVMTPAQVSDLDRELSEEDAEAVARIDMLANRQFLEPMLRGTYPAELLPVIERHGGLDHIRDGDLDTIAQPVDLLGVNYYTPLVVQAQPSETADPAFPGSEGVLFCTVPTAVTAMGWPIVPNCLSLLLGRLSREYPGLDLMVTENGADFVDTVTGDGIHDVDRISFIEEHLRALSSAVADGARVRGYLVWTLLDNLEWSDGYQRKFGLVHVDFATQRRRLKDSALWYRDVIRRNGLAETRPKRPTLETVAARAGVSRATVSRVVNGEAAVSADVRTVVMRAVKELGYVPNAAARSLVTRRTNAIALVLSVPRQGDPLTAAVVQYVTSMLEGAGKQITLMLADTAESHRRIVQQAEARLVDGVVLLPPDRADTLAERLSRTGVPIVLLGKPAITSLVPYVDVDNTGGAEAATQHLLARGRRRIGMICGPMDLVAVQDRLAGHRAALHRAGLQPLLALADLTRASGAVAARQLLGDDPALDAIFAATDQLAIGALQAAREAGRRVPEDLAIVGFDDIDAASATTPGLTTVRVPLADQALALARLLLSRLEGRHTTSVVLPTRLVTREST, from the coding sequence ATGAGCACCACAAGCTTCCCCGAGGGTTTCGTGTGGGGAGTTTCGACGTCCGCCTTTCAGATCGAGGGGGCCACGTCCGCCGACGGCCGCGGGCCGTCCATATGGGACGGCTTCTCCGCCGACCGCGCCGAGGCGTGCGACCATTATCACCGCCATGCCGAGGACGTGCGGTTGATGAAAGACCTCGGAATGGCCGCCTACCGATTCTCGGTGAGCTGGCCGCGGGTGTTGCCCGAGGGTTCGGGAAAGGCGAACGAGGCCGGGCTCGACTTTTACGACCGGCTGGTCGACGAGCTGCTCGCGGCGGGCATCACGCCTTATGCGACCCTTTATCACTGGGACCTGCCGCAGGCGCTCGAAAAGGTCGGCGGCTGGCCGTCCCGTGACACCGCCCGCCATTTCGCCGATTACGCCGCGGCGGTTCACGACCGGCTCGGGGACCGGGTCGACACCTGGTTCACGCTGAACGAGCCCTGGGTGGCGGCCTTCCTGGGATACGGCTCCGGCGTGCACGCTCCGGGCCGGAAATCGGCCCCGGACGCGTTCAGGAGCGCCCACCACATGCTGCTCGCGCACGGCCTGGCCGCGCAGGCCCTGCGCTCGGCCGGGGCCACGAGGGTCGGACCCGTGCTCAACATCTCGCCCGTCATGACGCCCGCCCAGGTGAGCGACCTCGACAGGGAGTTGTCGGAGGAGGACGCCGAGGCCGTGGCCAGGATCGACATGCTGGCCAACCGGCAGTTCCTGGAGCCGATGCTGCGCGGGACGTACCCCGCCGAGCTGCTGCCCGTCATCGAGCGCCACGGCGGTCTCGACCATATCCGCGACGGCGACCTCGACACCATCGCCCAGCCCGTGGACCTGCTCGGCGTCAATTACTACACCCCGTTGGTCGTGCAGGCGCAGCCCAGCGAGACCGCCGACCCGGCCTTTCCAGGAAGCGAGGGCGTGCTGTTCTGCACGGTGCCCACGGCGGTCACCGCAATGGGCTGGCCGATCGTGCCCAACTGCCTTTCTCTGCTGCTGGGACGCCTTTCCCGGGAATATCCAGGACTCGATCTGATGGTCACCGAGAACGGCGCCGACTTCGTCGACACGGTGACCGGCGACGGCATTCACGACGTGGACCGCATCAGTTTCATAGAAGAACATCTGCGCGCTCTTTCGTCGGCCGTCGCGGACGGCGCCCGGGTCCGCGGATATCTCGTCTGGACCCTCCTCGACAACCTCGAATGGTCCGACGGTTACCAGCGGAAGTTCGGCCTCGTGCACGTCGATTTCGCCACCCAGCGCAGACGGCTGAAGGACAGCGCGCTGTGGTACCGCGACGTCATCCGCCGCAACGGCCTCGCCGAGACCCGCCCCAAGCGGCCCACGCTCGAAACCGTCGCGGCCCGCGCCGGCGTCTCCAGGGCCACGGTCTCGCGCGTGGTCAACGGTGAGGCGGCGGTGAGCGCGGACGTCCGCACGGTGGTGATGCGGGCCGTCAAGGAGCTCGGCTACGTGCCCAACGCCGCCGCCCGCAGCCTGGTCACCCGGCGCACCAACGCGATCGCCCTGGTCCTGTCCGTCCCCAGGCAGGGGGACCCGCTCACGGCCGCCGTGGTCCAGTACGTCACCAGCATGCTCGAGGGCGCGGGCAAGCAGATCACCCTCATGCTCGCCGACACGGCCGAGAGCCATCGGCGCATCGTCCAGCAGGCGGAGGCCCGGCTGGTGGACGGGGTCGTGCTGCTGCCGCCGGACCGGGCCGACACGCTCGCCGAGCGGCTCTCGCGCACCGGCGTGCCGATCGTGCTGCTGGGCAAGCCGGCCATCACCTCGCTGGTGCCGTACGTGGACGTGGACAACACCGGCGGCGCCGAGGCCGCCACCCAGCACCTCCTCGCGCGCGGGCGGCGGCGCATCGGCATGATCTGCGGTCCCATGGACCTGGTCGCCGTCCAGGACCGCCTGGCCGGGCACCGCGCGGCGCTGCACCGTGCGGGGCTGCAGCCGCTGCTGGCACTCGCGGACCTCACCCGGGCCTCCGGTGCGGTGGCCGCCCGGCAGCTGCTCGGCGACGACCCGGCCCTGGACGCGATCTTCGCCGCCACCGACCAGCTCGCCATCGGGGCGCTGCAGGCCGCGCGGGAGGCGGGGCGGCGGGTGCCCGAGGACCTGGCGATCGTGGGCTTCGACGACATCGACGCCGCCTCGGCCACCACGCCGGGGCTCACCACCGTGCGGGTCCCGCTGGCGGACCAGGCGCTGGCGCTGGCGCGACTGCTGCTGTCCCGGCTGGAGGGCCGCCACACGACGTCGGTCGTGCTGCCGACCCGGCTGGTGACCAGGGAGTCCACCTGA
- a CDS encoding Lrp/AsnC family transcriptional regulator: MELDRLDRDIIAALVDDARATYADIGHHVGLSASAVKRRVDRLRDTGAITGFSARVAPQALGWTTEAYVELFCQGKTKPSDIALAVAKFPEVVAAATITGEADALLHIRATDVRHVERVIERIAAEAFVVRTKSSIVLSRLVDTPPGAAVPEPRNGSRPTP, encoded by the coding sequence GTGGAACTGGACCGGCTCGATCGTGACATCATCGCGGCACTCGTGGACGACGCGCGCGCGACCTACGCGGACATCGGCCACCATGTCGGGCTGAGCGCGTCGGCGGTGAAGCGCCGGGTCGACCGGCTACGCGACACGGGGGCGATCACCGGGTTCAGCGCGAGGGTGGCGCCGCAGGCGCTCGGGTGGACGACCGAGGCGTACGTGGAGCTGTTCTGCCAGGGCAAGACCAAGCCCTCGGACATCGCACTGGCCGTCGCCAAGTTCCCCGAGGTGGTGGCGGCGGCCACGATCACCGGCGAGGCGGACGCGCTGCTGCACATCAGGGCCACGGACGTGCGCCACGTGGAGCGGGTGATCGAGCGCATCGCGGCGGAGGCGTTCGTGGTGCGGACCAAGAGCTCCATCGTGCTGTCGCGGCTGGTGGACACCCCTCCGGGAGCCGCAGTGCCGGAGCCGCGCAACGGATCGCGTCCCACGCCCTGA
- a CDS encoding CU044_5270 family protein, whose protein sequence is MNDHSRDEDEIRLFSDGRPTVPPFGAEARARARQRLLAEARGGGRFRLPRFGWQAAAAFGATVVLVGGVAVALSNQGRGGTNPATSVTQSAAVSASVASSDELDPRPGQFIEIESDTMYGLFSFGKKGENSRYLYRTHRKIWQSVDGSADGLLLIEGREPQPWPGRALPKEAKDWKGSDWHALPVCSGPQGNRRTDYAYLSTLPTDADGMRASLYEMSKAYVSDGKGVDSDRAAFDHVTDLVRETYMPKAQRDALFEAARTIPGVQVAEGVEDAAGRKGVALGQVDPQGILRQAIFDPVTHLFMGERNTVVDEKLAQAPKDSVVGLTSQLKVSVVDELPQAKLREGEAPDCVTATLQAAPSPSSTVTPSPSPSNDAMTQTPEPLPTMTVTLDPETGDVTEPEPEVTVTVTPTE, encoded by the coding sequence ATGAATGACCACAGCAGGGATGAGGACGAGATCCGCCTCTTCTCCGACGGCAGGCCTACTGTGCCGCCGTTCGGAGCCGAGGCGAGGGCCAGGGCGCGGCAGCGGCTGCTGGCGGAGGCGCGTGGCGGGGGCCGCTTTCGCCTGCCCAGGTTCGGGTGGCAGGCCGCGGCCGCCTTCGGGGCCACGGTCGTCCTGGTCGGCGGCGTGGCAGTGGCCCTGTCGAACCAGGGGCGGGGCGGCACGAACCCCGCCACATCGGTGACCCAGTCGGCCGCCGTGTCGGCTTCCGTGGCGTCGTCCGACGAGCTGGACCCCCGGCCCGGCCAGTTCATCGAGATCGAGTCGGACACGATGTACGGCTTGTTCTCGTTCGGCAAGAAGGGGGAGAATTCGCGTTACCTCTACCGGACGCACCGGAAGATCTGGCAGTCGGTGGACGGGAGCGCGGACGGCCTGCTGCTGATCGAGGGTCGCGAGCCCCAGCCGTGGCCGGGCAGGGCGCTGCCGAAGGAGGCCAAGGACTGGAAGGGCTCCGATTGGCACGCGCTGCCGGTCTGCTCAGGGCCGCAGGGCAATCGCCGGACCGACTACGCCTACCTGAGCACCCTGCCGACGGATGCCGACGGGATGCGGGCGAGTCTCTACGAGATGAGCAAGGCGTACGTGAGCGACGGCAAGGGCGTGGACAGCGACCGGGCCGCGTTCGACCACGTGACGGACCTGGTCAGGGAGACGTACATGCCGAAGGCGCAGCGTGACGCGCTCTTCGAGGCGGCCAGGACGATCCCCGGCGTCCAGGTGGCCGAGGGCGTGGAGGACGCGGCGGGCCGCAAGGGCGTGGCGCTCGGGCAGGTGGACCCGCAGGGAATCCTCAGGCAGGCCATCTTCGACCCGGTCACGCACCTGTTCATGGGGGAGCGGAACACGGTCGTGGACGAGAAGCTCGCCCAGGCTCCCAAGGACAGCGTGGTGGGGCTGACGTCCCAGCTGAAGGTCTCGGTGGTGGACGAGCTGCCGCAGGCGAAGCTACGGGAAGGAGAAGCCCCCGACTGCGTCACCGCCACCCTCCAGGCCGCCCCGAGCCCGTCGAGCACGGTCACACCGTCGCCGTCGCCCAGCAATGACGCCATGACGCAGACGCCGGAGCCTCTGCCGACCATGACGGTCACGCTGGACCCTGAGACCGGAGACGTGACCGAACCGGAGCCGGAGGTGACGGTGACGGTGACGCCGACGGAGTGA
- the ddaH gene encoding dimethylargininase, which translates to MPKHFLMCRPDYFTVEYAINPWMHPEAGADRDVAVRQWEGLKAAYEELGHKVSLIDPIEGLPDMVFAANGALVVDGRVYGARFAHPERGPEGPAYLRWFTERGYPAHEPLHVNEGEGDFLTLDEVILAGTGFRTDVVAHQEAQEYLGRPVITLKLVDPRFYHLDTALFPLDGRNVAYYPEAFSEGSRKVLRRLFPDAVLATAEDAEVLGLNAVSDGRNVVINAEASNLQLELKRSGYEVIPVDLSELRKAGGGPKCCTLEIRGEI; encoded by the coding sequence ATGCCCAAACACTTCCTGATGTGCCGTCCGGACTACTTCACGGTCGAGTACGCGATCAACCCGTGGATGCATCCTGAGGCCGGCGCGGACCGCGATGTGGCGGTCCGGCAGTGGGAGGGCCTGAAGGCGGCGTACGAGGAGCTCGGGCACAAGGTGAGCCTGATCGACCCGATCGAGGGCCTGCCCGACATGGTCTTCGCGGCCAACGGCGCGCTGGTCGTGGACGGCCGCGTCTACGGCGCCAGGTTCGCCCACCCCGAGCGCGGCCCCGAGGGCCCCGCCTACCTGCGGTGGTTCACCGAGCGCGGATACCCGGCGCACGAGCCCCTGCACGTCAACGAGGGCGAGGGCGACTTCCTCACCCTCGACGAGGTCATCCTGGCCGGAACGGGCTTCCGCACGGACGTGGTCGCCCACCAGGAGGCGCAGGAGTACCTGGGCCGCCCGGTGATCACCCTGAAGCTGGTGGACCCGCGCTTCTACCACCTCGACACGGCGCTGTTCCCGCTCGACGGCCGCAACGTCGCGTACTACCCGGAGGCCTTCTCCGAGGGCAGCAGGAAGGTGCTGCGCAGGCTGTTCCCCGACGCGGTGCTCGCGACCGCCGAGGACGCCGAGGTGCTCGGCCTGAACGCGGTCAGCGACGGCAGGAACGTGGTCATCAACGCCGAGGCGTCGAACCTCCAACTGGAGCTCAAGCGGAGCGGTTACGAGGTCATCCCGGTCGACCTGTCGGAGCTGCGTAAGGCGGGCGGGGGCCCCAAGTGCTGCACACTGGAGATCAGGGGGGAGATCTGA
- a CDS encoding RNA polymerase sigma factor, with protein MGVQDAPETLDDSTLIGHSLDDPESFAALFDRHADEIHRYAARRLGAELADDVTGEVFLVAFRGRARYDRSWPDARPWLYGIATKVIAQHRRTERRRTTAMAKVSVERPGTFDDRSADRVTAEQLQPRLARALTRLSAGERDLLLLVAWGDLTYEDAALALGVPVGTVRSRLHRLRAKVRRALGGIDPYATEEPRRG; from the coding sequence GTGGGTGTTCAGGATGCGCCTGAGACGCTGGATGACTCGACCCTGATCGGGCATTCGCTCGACGACCCGGAGAGCTTCGCGGCGCTGTTCGACCGCCATGCCGATGAGATCCACCGGTATGCGGCCCGGCGCCTCGGAGCGGAGCTGGCCGACGACGTGACGGGGGAGGTGTTCCTGGTCGCGTTCCGTGGGCGGGCGCGTTACGACCGCTCCTGGCCGGACGCCAGACCCTGGCTGTACGGCATCGCGACCAAGGTCATCGCTCAGCACCGCAGGACGGAGCGGCGGCGCACCACGGCCATGGCCAAGGTGAGCGTGGAGCGCCCCGGCACGTTCGACGACCGCAGCGCCGACCGGGTGACGGCCGAGCAGCTCCAGCCGAGGCTGGCCAGGGCACTGACCCGGCTCAGCGCGGGCGAGCGCGACCTGCTGCTGCTCGTGGCCTGGGGGGATCTGACGTACGAGGACGCCGCGCTCGCGTTGGGCGTGCCCGTCGGCACCGTCAGGTCCAGGCTCCACCGGCTCCGCGCGAAGGTGCGCAGGGCGCTCGGCGGCATCGATCCCTACGCGACAGAGGAGCCCCGGCGTGGATGA